One Methylosinus sp. C49 DNA segment encodes these proteins:
- the gltX gene encoding glutamate--tRNA ligase yields the protein MPQVVTRFAPSPTGFLHIGGARTALFNWLYAKRHGGRFLLRIEDTDRERSTQGAIDAILDGMRWLGLDWDGDVTYQFARAPRHREIAGELLAKGKAYRCYASAQELEEMRETARAEGRPPRYDGRWRDRDPSEAPAGVAPVIRLKTPQEGETVIEDAVQGRVVFPNKDIDDFVLLRSDGAPTYMLAVVVDDHDMGVTQIIRGDDHLTNAARQKHIYDALGWETPRLAHIPLIHGPDGAKLSKRHGALGVDAYRGMGYLPAALRNYLLRLGWSQGDREFFSTAEMIEAFDLESIHRSPARFDFVKLENMNGHYLRSSEDSELLEALIATLPYLEGGAALAAKLDDKRKAQLAAAMPGLKARAKTLNELVDGAGFLFAERPLALDAKAAALLSPAAKAHLAALTEKLATLEEWSAAATENIVRETAAAQGVKLGDLAQPLRAALTGRTTSPGIFDVLAILGKEESLARLRDQAA from the coding sequence ATGCCCCAGGTCGTCACGCGCTTCGCCCCCTCCCCCACCGGCTTCCTCCATATCGGCGGCGCGCGCACGGCGCTGTTCAATTGGCTCTACGCCAAGCGTCACGGCGGGCGTTTCCTGCTGCGCATCGAAGACACCGACCGCGAGCGCTCCACCCAGGGCGCCATAGACGCCATTCTCGATGGAATGCGCTGGCTCGGCCTCGATTGGGATGGCGACGTCACCTATCAATTCGCGCGCGCGCCGCGTCATCGCGAGATCGCCGGGGAGCTGCTCGCCAAAGGCAAGGCCTATCGCTGCTACGCCAGCGCGCAGGAGCTGGAGGAGATGCGCGAGACCGCGCGCGCCGAGGGCCGTCCGCCGCGCTATGACGGGCGCTGGCGCGATCGCGATCCCAGCGAGGCGCCCGCCGGCGTCGCGCCGGTCATTCGGCTGAAGACGCCGCAAGAGGGCGAGACGGTTATCGAGGACGCCGTGCAGGGCCGCGTCGTGTTTCCGAACAAGGATATCGACGATTTCGTGCTGCTACGCTCGGATGGCGCGCCGACCTATATGCTCGCCGTCGTCGTCGACGATCACGATATGGGCGTCACGCAGATCATCCGCGGCGACGATCACCTCACCAACGCCGCGCGGCAAAAGCACATCTATGACGCGCTGGGATGGGAGACGCCGAGGCTCGCCCATATTCCGCTCATCCATGGGCCGGACGGCGCCAAGCTGTCGAAGCGCCATGGCGCGCTCGGCGTGGACGCCTATCGCGGCATGGGCTATCTGCCGGCGGCGCTGCGGAACTATCTCCTGCGTCTCGGCTGGAGCCAGGGCGACCGCGAGTTTTTCTCGACCGCGGAGATGATCGAGGCTTTCGATCTCGAGAGCATTCATCGCTCGCCGGCGCGCTTCGATTTCGTGAAGCTCGAGAATATGAACGGCCATTATCTGCGCAGCAGCGAGGATTCCGAGCTGCTCGAGGCGCTGATCGCGACGCTGCCCTATCTCGAGGGCGGCGCGGCGCTCGCGGCAAAACTCGACGACAAGCGCAAAGCGCAGCTCGCCGCCGCAATGCCCGGCCTCAAGGCGCGCGCCAAGACGCTCAATGAGCTGGTCGACGGCGCCGGCTTCCTCTTCGCCGAGCGGCCGCTGGCGCTGGACGCAAAGGCCGCCGCGCTGCTGTCGCCGGCGGCGAAGGCGCATCTCGCCGCGCTGACGGAAAAGCTCGCCACGCTCGAGGAGTGGAGCGCCGCTGCGACCGAGAATATCGTGCGCGAGACGGCCGCGGCTCAGGGCGTCAAGCTCGGCGATCTGGCGCAGCCGCTTCGCGCCGCGCTCACCGGGCGCACCACCTCGCCCGGCATTTTCGACGTGCTGGCCATCCTCGGCAAGGAGGAGAGCCTCGCCCGCCTGCGCGACCAGGCGGCGTAA
- the gltA gene encoding citrate synthase encodes MTKKEASFHTGEKTVSLPIMEGTIGPSVADIRKLYGDTGMFTYDPGFTSTASCESKITYIDGDEGVLLYRGYPIDQLAEHGDFLETCYLLLYGELPTATQKADFDYRITRHTMVHEQMARFFQGFRRDAHPMAVMVASVGALSAFYHDSTNIADPVERMVASTRMIAKIPTLAAMAYKYSIGQPFVYPKNDLDYTSNFLRMCFAVPCEEYKVNPVMSRALDRFFMLHADHEQNASTSTVRLAGSSGANPFACVAAGIASLWGPAHGGANEAVLKMLAEIGTPDRIPIYIAKAKDKNDPFRLMGFGHRVYKNYDPRAKIMQRTTREVLAELGVKDDLLDVAIELERIALHDEYFIEKKLYPNIDFYSGITLKAMGLPTTMFTVLFAVARTVGWIAQWKEMIEDPGSKIGRPRQLYTGEKQRDYLPMSKR; translated from the coding sequence ATGACGAAAAAAGAAGCGTCCTTTCACACCGGCGAGAAAACCGTGAGCCTGCCGATCATGGAGGGCACGATCGGCCCCAGCGTCGCCGACATCCGCAAGCTCTACGGCGATACGGGCATGTTCACCTATGACCCGGGCTTCACCTCCACGGCGAGCTGCGAGTCGAAAATCACCTATATCGACGGCGATGAGGGCGTTCTCCTCTATCGCGGCTATCCGATCGACCAGCTCGCCGAGCACGGGGACTTTCTCGAGACCTGCTATCTGCTGCTCTATGGCGAATTGCCGACGGCGACTCAAAAGGCCGATTTCGACTATCGCATCACGCGCCATACGATGGTGCATGAGCAGATGGCGCGCTTCTTCCAGGGCTTCCGCCGGGACGCGCATCCGATGGCGGTGATGGTGGCGTCGGTGGGCGCGCTCTCGGCCTTCTATCACGACTCGACGAATATCGCCGATCCGGTCGAGCGCATGGTCGCCTCGACGCGCATGATCGCGAAAATTCCGACGCTGGCGGCAATGGCCTATAAATATTCGATCGGCCAGCCCTTCGTCTATCCGAAGAACGATCTCGACTACACGTCGAACTTCCTGCGCATGTGCTTCGCCGTTCCTTGCGAGGAATATAAGGTCAATCCGGTAATGTCGCGGGCGCTCGACCGCTTCTTCATGCTGCACGCCGATCACGAGCAGAACGCCTCCACCTCCACCGTGCGCCTCGCCGGCTCGTCCGGCGCCAATCCTTTCGCATGTGTGGCGGCGGGCATCGCCTCGCTGTGGGGTCCGGCCCATGGAGGCGCAAACGAGGCGGTGCTGAAGATGCTCGCCGAGATCGGCACGCCGGATCGCATTCCGATCTACATCGCCAAGGCCAAGGACAAGAACGACCCGTTCCGCCTGATGGGCTTCGGCCATCGCGTCTATAAGAATTACGACCCGCGCGCGAAGATCATGCAGCGCACGACGCGCGAGGTGCTGGCCGAGCTCGGCGTCAAGGACGATCTGCTCGATGTGGCGATCGAGCTCGAGCGCATCGCGCTGCACGACGAATATTTCATCGAGAAGAAGCTCTATCCGAACATCGACTTCTATTCCGGCATCACGCTGAAGGCGATGGGCCTGCCGACCACAATGTTCACCGTGCTCTTCGCTGTGGCGCGCACGGTCGGCTGGATCGCGCAATGGAAGGAGATGATCGAGGATCCTGGCTCCAAGATCGGCCGCCCGCGCCAGCTCTACACGGGCGAGAAGCAGCGCGACTACCTGCCCATGTCCAAGCGCTGA